Proteins encoded in a region of the Vitis riparia cultivar Riparia Gloire de Montpellier isolate 1030 chromosome 7, EGFV_Vit.rip_1.0, whole genome shotgun sequence genome:
- the LOC117918936 gene encoding aspartic proteinase-like protein 1 isoform X1, producing MAARFLVAMSVVVLLIESCMAAMFSARLIHRFSDEVKAFRAARSGVSGSWPEWRTMEYYKMLVRSDLERQKVMLGSKYQFLFPSEGSKTMSFGNDYGWLHYTWIDIGTPNISFLVALDAGSDLLWIPCDCIQCAPLSASYYGSLDRDLNQYSPSGSSTSKHLSCSHQLCESSPNCDSPKQLCPYTINYYSENTSSSGLLIEDILHLTSGIDDASNSSVRAPIIIGCGMRQTGGYLDGVAPDGLMGLGLGEISVPSFLSKAGLVKNSFSLCFNDDDSGRIFFGDQGLATQQTTLFLPSDGKYETYIVGVEACCIGSSCIKQTSFRALVDSGASFTFLPDESYRNVVDEFDKQVNATRFSFEGYPWEYCYKSSSKELLKNPSVILKFALNNSFVVHNPVFVVHGYQGVVGFCLAIQPADGDIGILGQNFMTGYRMVFDRENLKLGWSRSNCQDLTDGERMPLTPPPNDIPPNPLPANELQNTHSGHTITPAVAGKAPSNPSAASTQLILSQFCLVKSLPLMLLLLHLLPSAF from the exons ATGGCGGCTCGATTTCTGGTTGCGATGTCTGTGGTGGTTCTCTTGATTGAGAGTTGTATGGCGGCGATGTTTTCTGCTAGGCTCATTCACCGGTTCTCCGATGAGGTGAAGGCGTTCAGGGCGGCGAGGAGCGGGGTGTCTGGGTCGTGGCCGGAGTGGAGGACTATGGAGTACTACAAAATGCTGGTGAGGAGTGATTTGGAGAGGCAGAAGGTAATGCTCGGCTCCAAGTATCAGTTTCTGTTCCCGTCCGAGGGGAGCAAAACGATGTCGTTCGGTAACGACTATGGATG GTTGCATTATACTTGGATTGATATAGGGACACCcaatatttcttttcttgttgcATTGGATGCTGGGAGTGATCTACTATGGATTCCGTGTGATTGCATACAATGCGCTCCCTTATCCGCCAGCTATTATGGTAGTCTG GATAGAGATCTAAATCAGTACAGTCCATCTGGTTCAAGCACCAGCAAGCACCTGTCTTGTAGCCATCAGTTATGTGAATCAAGTCCAAACTGTGATAGTCCTAAGCAGCTATGCCCTTACACTATAAACTACTACTCTGAAAATACATCAAGCTCTGGATTGCTGATTGAGGACATCCTACATCTTACATCAGGCATTGATGACGCATCTAACTCCTCTGTGCGGGCCCCAATCATCATAGG ATGTGGTATGAGGCAAACTGGTGGTTACTTGGATGGAGTTGCTCCTGATGGTCTTATGGGTTTGGGGCTTGGAGAAATTTCAGTTCCAAGTTTTCTTTCAAAAGCAGGACTGGTAAAGAACTCTTTCTCATTGTGTTTTAATGATGATGATTCTGGGAGAATCTTTTTTGGGGACCAAGGACTAGCTACTCAACAAACTACTCTCTTCTTGCCTTCAGATGGAAAATA TGAAACCTACATAGTTGGAGTAGAGGCATGCTGTATTGGGAGTTCTTGTATTAAACAAACAAGCTTCAGAGCACTGGTTGACAGTGGGGCATCATTTACATTTCTTCCAGATGAATCATATAGAAATGTTGTTGATGAG TTTGACAAACAAGTGAATGCCACGCGATTTAGCTTTGAAGGATATCCTTGGGAATATTGCTATAAATCCAG TTCAAAAGAGTTGTTAAAGAATCCCTCTGTGATACTCAAGTTTGCACTGAACAACAGCTTTGTGGTTCACAACCCTGTTTTTGTGGTCCATGGCTATCAG GGagttgttggattttgtttagcCATACAGCCAGCAGATGGAGATATTGGGATCCTTGGAC AGAACTTCATGACCGGATACCGGATGGTGTTTGACCGAGAAAATTTGAAGCTGGGATGGTCTCGTTCAAATT GTCAAGATCTCACTGATGGCGAGAGAATGCCCCTTACTCCACCCCCAAATGACATACCACCGAATCCATTGCCTGCAAATGAGCTGCAGAACACCCATAGTGGGCACACAATTACTCCTGCTGTCGCTGGAAAGGCTCCCTCCAATCCCTCCGCCGCCTCCACACAGCTCATTTTGTCCCAGTTTTGTTTGGTGAAATCTCTGCCTCTTATGCTCTTGCTATTGCATCTACTACCTTCAGCCTTCTAA
- the LOC117918936 gene encoding aspartic proteinase-like protein 1 isoform X2, which translates to MLGVIYYGFRVIAYNALPYPPAIMVVWCSLIFGASIMQDRDLNQYSPSGSSTSKHLSCSHQLCESSPNCDSPKQLCPYTINYYSENTSSSGLLIEDILHLTSGIDDASNSSVRAPIIIGCGMRQTGGYLDGVAPDGLMGLGLGEISVPSFLSKAGLVKNSFSLCFNDDDSGRIFFGDQGLATQQTTLFLPSDGKYETYIVGVEACCIGSSCIKQTSFRALVDSGASFTFLPDESYRNVVDEFDKQVNATRFSFEGYPWEYCYKSSSKELLKNPSVILKFALNNSFVVHNPVFVVHGYQGVVGFCLAIQPADGDIGILGQNFMTGYRMVFDRENLKLGWSRSNCQDLTDGERMPLTPPPNDIPPNPLPANELQNTHSGHTITPAVAGKAPSNPSAASTQLILSQFCLVKSLPLMLLLLHLLPSAF; encoded by the exons ATGCTGGGAGTGATCTACTATGGATTCCGTGTGATTGCATACAATGCGCTCCCTTATCCGCCAGCTATTATGGTAGTCTG GTGCTCCCTCATATTTGGGGCATCTATTATGCAGGATAGAGATCTAAATCAGTACAGTCCATCTGGTTCAAGCACCAGCAAGCACCTGTCTTGTAGCCATCAGTTATGTGAATCAAGTCCAAACTGTGATAGTCCTAAGCAGCTATGCCCTTACACTATAAACTACTACTCTGAAAATACATCAAGCTCTGGATTGCTGATTGAGGACATCCTACATCTTACATCAGGCATTGATGACGCATCTAACTCCTCTGTGCGGGCCCCAATCATCATAGG ATGTGGTATGAGGCAAACTGGTGGTTACTTGGATGGAGTTGCTCCTGATGGTCTTATGGGTTTGGGGCTTGGAGAAATTTCAGTTCCAAGTTTTCTTTCAAAAGCAGGACTGGTAAAGAACTCTTTCTCATTGTGTTTTAATGATGATGATTCTGGGAGAATCTTTTTTGGGGACCAAGGACTAGCTACTCAACAAACTACTCTCTTCTTGCCTTCAGATGGAAAATA TGAAACCTACATAGTTGGAGTAGAGGCATGCTGTATTGGGAGTTCTTGTATTAAACAAACAAGCTTCAGAGCACTGGTTGACAGTGGGGCATCATTTACATTTCTTCCAGATGAATCATATAGAAATGTTGTTGATGAG TTTGACAAACAAGTGAATGCCACGCGATTTAGCTTTGAAGGATATCCTTGGGAATATTGCTATAAATCCAG TTCAAAAGAGTTGTTAAAGAATCCCTCTGTGATACTCAAGTTTGCACTGAACAACAGCTTTGTGGTTCACAACCCTGTTTTTGTGGTCCATGGCTATCAG GGagttgttggattttgtttagcCATACAGCCAGCAGATGGAGATATTGGGATCCTTGGAC AGAACTTCATGACCGGATACCGGATGGTGTTTGACCGAGAAAATTTGAAGCTGGGATGGTCTCGTTCAAATT GTCAAGATCTCACTGATGGCGAGAGAATGCCCCTTACTCCACCCCCAAATGACATACCACCGAATCCATTGCCTGCAAATGAGCTGCAGAACACCCATAGTGGGCACACAATTACTCCTGCTGTCGCTGGAAAGGCTCCCTCCAATCCCTCCGCCGCCTCCACACAGCTCATTTTGTCCCAGTTTTGTTTGGTGAAATCTCTGCCTCTTATGCTCTTGCTATTGCATCTACTACCTTCAGCCTTCTAA
- the LOC117919133 gene encoding heavy metal-associated isoprenylated plant protein 23 encodes MGVGGTLEYLSDLMSSGHKHKKRKQSQTVELKVRMDCEGCELKVKKTLSSLSGVKSVDINRKQQKVTVTGYVDANKVLKKAKSTGKKAELWPYVPYNLVAQPYAVHAYDKKAPPGYVRNVEQPPISGTVTRYEDPYITMFSDENPNACSIM; translated from the exons ATGGGAGTTGGAGGCACTTTGGAGTACTTATCTGATTTGATGAGTAGTGGGCATAAACACAAGAAGAGGAAGCAATCACAGACTGTGGAGCTCAAAGTCAGGATGGATTGTGAAGGCTGTGAGCTTAAAGTCAAGAAAACCCTCTCTTCATTAAGTG GAGTTAAATCTGTGGATATAAACAGGAAACAGCAGAAGGTGACTGTAACTGGGTATGTTGATGCAAACAAGGTGTTGAAGAAGGCCAAATCAACAGGGAAAAAGGCTGAGCTTTGGCCCTATGTTCCTTACAACCTAGTGGCTCAGCCCTATGCTGTTCATGCTTATGACAAGAAGGCTCCCCCTGGGTATGTCAGGAATGTAGAGCAACCCCCCATCAGTGGTACTGTGACAAGATATGAAGACCCTTACATCACCATGTTCAGTGATGAGAACCCAAATGCTTGTTCTATTATGTAG
- the LOC117919132 gene encoding photosynthetic NDH subunit of lumenal location 4, chloroplastic, protein MAISALTVATVKPQTLQTHHPKPSLSFKPIANCISSTKRPVLDVGIGLLAASVVALSPLEATATRIEYYATVGEPNCELNFAKSGLGYCDVAVGSGEEAPFGELINVHYTARFADGTVFDSSYKRARPLTMRIGAGKLIKGLDQGILGGEGVPPMLVGGKRKLRIPPELAYGPEPAGCFSGDCNIPANATLLYDINFVGIYSGNAK, encoded by the exons atggcGATCTCTGCACTAACTGTAGCAACTGTCAAACCCCAAACCCTTCAAACCCACCATCCTAAACCCTCTCTCTCCTTCAAACCCATCGCTAATTGCATTTCTTCAACAAAGAGACCAGTATTGGATGTGGGTATTGGGCTTTTGGCAGCTTCAGTGGTGGCTTTGTCTCCATTGGAGGCAACTGCCACAAGAATCGAGTACTACGCCACTGTAGGAGAGCCCAATTGTGAGCTCAACTTTGCAAAGTCCGGGCTGGGTTACTGTGATGTTGCAGTGGGATCTGGTGAGGAGGCTCCTTTTGGTGAGCTTATCAAT GTTCACTACACTGCAAGATTTGCTGACGGGACAGTCTTTGATAGCAGCTACAAACGTGCCAGACCTCTCACTATGCGAATTGGTGCTGGAAAG TTGATTAAGGGACTGGATCAGGGAATTTTAGGGGGTGAAGGAGTACCTCCAATGTTAGTAG GTGGAAAGCGGAAGCTTCGGATTCCTCCAGAGTTAGCATATGGGCCAGAACCTGCAGGCTGCTTTTCTG GTGACTGCAATATACCTGCCAACGCTACTCTTCTCTATGATATTAATTTTGTTGGCATCTATTCGGGAAATGCGAAGTGA
- the LOC117919182 gene encoding agamous-like MADS-box protein AGL104: protein MGRVKLQIKRIENNTNRQVTFSKRRNGLIKKAYELSVLCDIDIALIMFSHSGRLSHFSGKRRVEDVLTRYINLPDHERGGIVHNREYLISTLKKLKTENDIALQLANPVAVNSNVEELNQEINNLQHQLQIAEEQLSIFEPDPLAFTSTGELESCEKNLLEALSRVTERKKYLLSNHLSTYDPASIQAYLDSQEGLPTSFENEVMGWLPENGHNHTQMFGSDPCVPLRNHPSTNVYDNLGHGTSINVDPINMGGCHISNSGGEGLPPWHHSYTSTELLSALMPQPSYPPPKHEMAPGSIIPTMMPHQQMEATSNCQHLPSGEDDSAYDKAQLPQLHVE from the exons atggGTCGTGTTAAACTGCAGATTAAGAGAATAGAAAACAACACAAATCGACAAGTCACATTCTCTAAACGAAGAAATGGACTCATCAAAAAGGCTTATGAGCTCTCAGTCCTCTGCGATATCGATATCGCTCTCATTATGTTCTCACACTCCGGTCGTCTCAGCCATTTTTCCGGCAAGAGAAG AGTTGAAGATGTACTAACGCGATATATAAATCTCCCAGATCATGAGAGAGGAgg GATTGTCCATAACAGAGAG TATTTGATCAGCACCCTTAAGAAGCTCAAGACAGAAAATGACATTGCTCTGCAACTTGCCAA TCCTGTGGCTGTTAACTCTAACGTGGAG GAACTCAACCAAGAAATCAATAATTTACAGCATCAGCTCCAGATAGCAGAAGAACAATTAAG CATATTTGAGCCTGACCCACTGGCCTTTACCTCAACTGGGGAACTTGAATCTTGTGAGAAGAACCTGTTGGAGGCCTTGAGTCGAGTCACAGAAAGAAAG AAATATCTACTGAGTAACCATTTATCTACTTACGACCCAGCAAGTATACAG GCGTACTTGGATTCACAGGAGGGTTTACCAACCTCATTTGAGAACGAGGTTATGGGCTGGTTGCCGGAAAATGGACACAACCATACCCAAATGTTTGGATCTGACCCTTGTGTTCCTCTAAG GAACCATCCATCGACGAATGTCTACGATAATCTGGGCCATGGAACAAGTATCAATGTGGACCCAATCAACATGGGAGGATGCCACATCAGCAACTCGGGCGGTGAGGGCCTTCCACCGTGGCATCATTCATACACCTCAACTGAACTCCTCTCAGCCCTCATGCCTCAACCCTCATACCCTCCTCCTAAG CATGAGATGGCACCGGGTTCGATTATCCCAACAATGATGCCACATCAGCAAATGGAAGCCACGTCAAATTGCCAGCACTTGCCATCTGGTGAAGATGATTCAGCTTATGACAAGGCCCAACTGCCACAGCTTCATGTGGAATAA